Within the Chrysiogenia bacterium genome, the region CGTTCGCAGTCGTCATCGTGTCGGGATCCTGCACAAAGAGGTTCCCGTAGGCGTCAAAGACCTGGACTTCCACCGTCTGCTGCGTGTCCGTGGAGGTGTTGGTCGGATCGCCCATCACAATGGGGCCGCCATCGCTGCGCGGCTGGGTCAGGAAAGCCTGATAAGAAGCGTCGTTGTTGACGATCGTAATCGGGTTGGGCGCGTCGACCGGATCGGGAACCGGCACGAGCGCGCTGAAGGGCACGGCCTCGGCAGTCACATCGATGTTGGTCTCGGCTGTCGTGTAGGTCAGGTTCTGGAGAATATCGATACCGAAATCGACGGTGCCTCCTGCGGCGGTACGCTGGTTGAACTGAAACCCGCCGTTAACCGGGTTGTTGTTCGAAGCCACCAGTCGAACGATTGTCGTAAAGTCGTTGGTGCAGAGGTTGCCGAACTGGTCGTTCACACGAACAACGACCGCGTATCGGTTCATCGTCATCGGGTTGGTGTCGGTGGAGTTCCAGCGGCGACCGGCGATCTGGCTGACCTCGGGCGGATGGACCCAGTCGAGGTTGTCGGGCTGGCCGGCTTCCACGTCGAACTCATCGGAGAGATCCAGCGTAGTCGCGGCGCTCGGAAGGCTGGGCGCAAAGGTGCCGAGCTGGAAATCCAGGCCCGGGCGATTGATCTGAATTGCGTCGTCCACTTCGAATGTCGCGATGCCGTCAACGGCCACGACCGTGAGCTGCGGGAGCGGGTCGAGCATCATCGTCATGGTGTTGGGCACCATGAAGAATGCATCGCTCATCGCGCTGGCATCGACATCGATGCGCAGGGCGACCTGCAGGTCGTTGCCGGGGTACGGATCGCGAATGATGTTGTTGTACTGGTCACGCACAGCGACGGTAACGACTTGGCGGTCGTCGGTGGAGACGTTCTGGGGCTGCTGCTCGAAGGTCAGGTCCGCCGGCAGATCGGGGATGATCTCCACCGGGCGGGCGGGCGCCGGATTCAGGCTGCCCGAGAGGACCGTTACGTTCACGATGCCGGCCGTCGTGGAGAAGATCGCATTGCGGGAATCGAAGATGTAGCGGCCCAGATAGGTACGCCCCTCGAAGAGGTCGTTACCCGACTGGATCTGGCCCGAACCGTCGGTCACCGCAAGGGTGATGTCGCGGCTGGTCTCGACCACGTTACCGAAGGCGTCTTCGATCTGGACAAGGAAGTCCGGCCACAGCTCGCCCGCGGGAATGGGAACGGAGTCGCCGTTGGGGTCGTCAAACAGGGGTTCGCTGGCATCGCCGGCGCCGGTCTCGTCGATCTCGCCGCTGAGCAGCACTTCACCGACGATGCGGGGGTGGTCGGGCACGTTCGGTACAACCGTCACCGTACGCGTCACCGCCGGCCGATAGCCGGTGGCGGTAAAGGTCACTTCGATGTCTTCGGCCAACGTGTAGGTGATGTCGTTGAAGACAGCCACCCCGCCACGCGTCGCACGCGAAACGGTACCGAGCAGACGCGAATTGCCGTCCGCCAGCCACATCGTAACGACCACGCCGCTGGTGCCCTGCGGGTCCCCACGGAGGTCGGCCAGTTGGACGTGAATCTCCGGCCAGAGATCACCCGCTACAACTTCGCCTGGCGGCGGAACGCTGTAAGCGAGGATAAACTCCTCGTCACCGGAACACGCATTGGTGGCGACCAACGCGAAGACCAAAAAAAGTACACGGATAGCTGCGGAAAAGGATCCCCTGAGCATCCCACACTCCCCCAAGTTTTCAGGCAACAGAACGCCCCCTCTGGGCTTTCGCTATCTGTTGCCGTTGGGGGGATTTAACCGATCAATGCACTGAAGACAACTTTGAGAGGTGGGTCACAGCACAGTCGCGCACATTGACGCGGCGCAATATGCCACTGGACCATCGCAGATGCCGCCAGAAGCCCGCATGCGCAATCTGTCCAATTCGGCGGCAGCGCGACGCTGCTGCGAGCCCAAGTCGGCAACATCCTTAATATATTGCAAAATTAAGGTGTGCGGAACCCTTGAAGCACTGCATGCGGGGCAGTGGTCCCCGGTTGCGCGCGAGCGGTTCAGGTGCTCGAGAGGCAAGGGGCATCGGATGCCGGGTTGGGACTGCCGTACAGGCGGGTCACCTCCGCGGCCATTCGCCCGCGGAGCGCCAGCCCCAGCATCTTGAAATCGGCGCGCAGCGACCAGCTCGGATAGGTAAAGGTGGCCGGACGATTGTGCTCGATGAAGAAATGGCTGAACCATGCCGGGCCGTAGCCCGCCACCGGCGCCAGCGCCAGTGGAATCGGGTTGAGCGTCACGACCGCGCTGGCCGCCAGGCTCAGCGCCATGCCGGTGCCCATGTAGTGCAGGGCCCGGCACAGGGGTTTGCGGTGCTCACCCACATAGTAGGGCCAGAATTCCTCAAAGCTCTGAATTCGCTCCGCCATCTCTATCCTCCTCGCGTGGGCAGCGATTCTATCACAACCCGGCCCTTCTTCAGGCCCCCAGCCTTTCCTTGACGAATGCGGTCACGCGGGCGAGGGCCTCGCGCGACTCGGGCATGAGCCCGGCGAACATGGGGAAGTCGTGCCACATGTGCTCCCAAACTTCGAGGGTCACCTGCGTGCCGGCTTCTTTTGCGCGCTCGGCAAAGCGCACCGAGTCGCTCTGCAGCACCTCGGCGTCCCCAACCTGGATGTACAACGGCGGCAGATCGTTGAGCGGCCGGCGAAGCGGCGCCAGAATGGAGATGCGGGGATGATTGGCCACAGCATAGTGGGCCACCAGCTTGCGAATTACGACGGGACTGAACCACGGATCGGCGTCCTTGCGCGTGACATAGGACTCGCCGTCAAATTCCAGGCAATCGGTCGCTGGCGAGAACAGTAATCCCGCCGCGGGCATCGGATCGCCCGCGTCCCGCGCGCTGATGAGCGTCATCAGCGCCAGACATCCGCCCGCCGAGTCGCCGCCAACGACGATCTGGTCCGCCGAAACCCCATGGCGCAGCAGCCAGCGGTACATGCCCAGGCAATCGTCATTGGCACAGGGGAACGGGTTTTCCGGCGCGAGGCGGTACTCGGGAAGCAGCACCCGAAGGCCCGCGCCTTTTGCGATGTGCGCGGCGAACTCCCGGTGGCTGTCGGCGCCGCCGCAAACGAAACCGCCGCCGTGCAGGTAGAGAATCGTCCGCGGATCATCCATTGCCGCCTCGCTGGAGGCGATCCACTCGCACGGAAGGCCCAGGATGTTCTCCTTGCGAATGATCGTGCCCTTGGGCAGACGGGAAATCCCGTTCATTAGTTTGAGCAGCCCGCGCTGCACCCAGGGATAATCCGCCGCCGCAAAGGCCGGGCGGACCACTGTCTTCACCGTGCCGCGAACAAAGCGCCCCTGCCTTGAGAGCTCTCCGACCGGGACGAAGTACCCGGAATTCTCACTCATTGCTGACTTCCTTCTCCGCCCGGCACCAGAAGCACCTTGCCGCGGGTCATGTTTTCCTCATAGCGGGCGATGGCCTCGATCGCGCCGCTGAGCGGGACGCGCTCGGCCACGGCGGTCGAGAGCTCGCTGCCGATGTGCCGTTGCACCTCGCGCATTGCGAGCAGCAGCCGAAGGTTGCCCTGCTTGCGAATCCAGTCGGAAAGCCAGAAGCCCGAAAGGCGCTTCCGCTCGAAGATGAGCTGCCCGGGCTCGACTCCGCAGGATTCCAGCGAGAGGGCGCCGTATACGACGGCCTCCGATCCGCGCGGCATGGCCGCCAGCAGCTTACCGGTCAACTCGCCCGCGACGGCGTCGAAGGCGATCGTCGCGCCGAGTTTCTTTGCCCGCTCGTGGAGCTGCTCTTCAAAATCACTGTCGCTCGAATCGAGGACATGTTTGGCGCCCATCTCCCGCAGGAGCTTTGCCTGCTCATCGCGGCGCACGACGTGAATCACCGGATAATGATCGCGCTCGCTCATGCGCAGCATCATCCGGCCCAGGGCGCTGGCCGCCGCGGTATGAATCGCTGCCTTGTGCCCGCCGCGCTTTGCGTTCTCGAGCAGCGCCATGGCCGTGAGCGGATTGACGATCAGGCTTGCTCCCTGTTCGTCGCTGATCTCTTTGGGAAGCGGGATGCACATGGTCGGGCTGGTCACGAC harbors:
- a CDS encoding DUF962 domain-containing protein → MAERIQSFEEFWPYYVGEHRKPLCRALHYMGTGMALSLAASAVVTLNPIPLALAPVAGYGPAWFSHFFIEHNRPATFTYPSWSLRADFKMLGLALRGRMAAEVTRLYGSPNPASDAPCLSST
- a CDS encoding zinc-binding dehydrogenase yields the protein MASDQIPETMKAVRVHAFDGAPGSVRVDEVPVPRPGSGEVLVRMAAAPVNPSDVMFTRGLYGFTKATPCVPGFEGAGTVVASGGGMYSSWLVGKRVTCGVQEDADGTWSEYVVTSPTMCIPLPKEISDEQGASLIVNPLTAMALLENAKRGGHKAAIHTAAASALGRMMLRMSERDHYPVIHVVRRDEQAKLLREMGAKHVLDSSDSDFEEQLHERAKKLGATIAFDAVAGELTGKLLAAMPRGSEAVVYGALSLESCGVEPGQLIFERKRLSGFWLSDWIRKQGNLRLLLAMREVQRHIGSELSTAVAERVPLSGAIEAIARYEENMTRGKVLLVPGGEGSQQ
- a CDS encoding alpha/beta hydrolase, translated to MSENSGYFVPVGELSRQGRFVRGTVKTVVRPAFAAADYPWVQRGLLKLMNGISRLPKGTIIRKENILGLPCEWIASSEAAMDDPRTILYLHGGGFVCGGADSHREFAAHIAKGAGLRVLLPEYRLAPENPFPCANDDCLGMYRWLLRHGVSADQIVVGGDSAGGCLALMTLISARDAGDPMPAAGLLFSPATDCLEFDGESYVTRKDADPWFSPVVIRKLVAHYAVANHPRISILAPLRRPLNDLPPLYIQVGDAEVLQSDSVRFAERAKEAGTQVTLEVWEHMWHDFPMFAGLMPESREALARVTAFVKERLGA